In a single window of the Halictus rubicundus isolate RS-2024b unplaced genomic scaffold, iyHalRubi1_principal scaffold0027, whole genome shotgun sequence genome:
- the LOC143363191 gene encoding uncharacterized protein LOC143363191: MELSIADYDHRVRFCEWLQGVVKNDFLCKILFSDEATFMNSGHVNRHNLHYWAVENPNWMRCVPFQHRWSLNVWCGLIGDFVIGPYFFQETVTSASYCDFLKNHLPALLEDVPLHVRREMWFQQDGAPPHFAIITRQFLNEKFGNKWIGRGGPRQWTPRSPDLTPLDFFLWGYVKDKVMFEPPTTKEDMKQRIRDACASVTPEMLKNVRTTLMFRVSDKTASVPLKLERNLQQSSTKDRTALWQDFSEKIVANALTGTNEKDPEPGPSKPEAPTRDQGDPEDNRFEVPPTPRPATPMDPCGSGSRRPGMSLDIPGRRNAIVREIGR, encoded by the exons ATGG agctttcgatagcagattacgatcaccgcgtaagattttgtgagtggctgcagggtgttgtgaaaaatgactttttgtgcaaaatacttttttccgatgaggccacttttatgaattcagggcatgtaaatagacataatctgcattattgggccgtggaaaacccaaattggatgcgatgtgttccctttcaacatcgatggtctttaaatgtttggtgtggcctaataggagactttgtgattggaccttatttttttcaagaaactgtaacatctgcaagttattgtgatttcttaaaaaatcatttgcctgcgcttttggaagatgtgccactgcacgttagaagagaaatgtggttccaacaagacggcgctcctccacattttgcaatcatcaccaggcaatttttgaacgaaaaatttgggaacaaatggataggtcgtgggggacctcgtcaatggactcctcgatcccccgatctaacaccattagattttttcttatggggatatgtaaaggacaaagttatgtttgaaccaccgacgacaaaagaggatatgaaacaaagaatacgtgacgcttgcgcttcagtgactcccgaaatgttaaaaaatgttagaacaactttgatgtttcgagtaa GTGACAAAACTGCCTCGGTTCCTCTGAAGCTAGAGAGGAATCTCCAGCAGTCAAGTACGAAGGACCGGACCGCCCTGTGGCAGGACTTTTCCGAAAAGATAGTTGCGAACGCTCTCACAGGGAC GAACGAAAAGGATCCCGAGCCCGGGCCAAGCAAGCCGGAGGCGCCGACGAGGGACCAAGGGGACCCAGAAGACAACCGATTCGAAGTCCCGCCGACGCCTCGCCCCGCAACTCCGATGGACCCCTGCGGAAGCGGCTCGAGGAGACCTGGAATGTCATTGGACATTCCCGGTCGCAGAAACGCGATCGTTAGGGAAATCGGGAGATGA